A window of the Thalassospira indica genome harbors these coding sequences:
- a CDS encoding DEAD/DEAH box helicase — translation METIDELTTFLTDATVDGILGRLLYRGAAWSLMRENGVLPPNAPPLGATIETDLAEHGFALLRGAMALRAQAGTSDLTSKAFERAANAFEALVRNGDAGSPDRGFRRTIAAAAYHLAGFSAVAYSLFNETAGDLNTSPGETAIQHLILRDLGQLRGFVREWLDNDDHKDEQIAEMLRGEKPDVDEVLSTILNTTICRALAYFDFALETGEAEPIETARALLDAAVSLADNAENVPLWWISNLCRHLIDDLWQHSLHESLPTEPPEGTEEKYPDLRRLFISSLYARKNSEVELWPSQREAARRSTDVTDDLVVALPTSAGKTRVAEIAALMTLSSARRVLIVTPLRALSAQTERSFRKTFAPLGFSVSSLYGASGLSAGDEDALRTREIIIATPEKLDFALRSDPSLIDDVGLIVLDEGHMIGPSEREIRYETLVQRLLRRSDAESRRIVCLSAILPSGEELDDLTAWIRSDEPGAPVLSDWRPTRQRFGTLTWRGQDALLRLDLNRNGPFIDKFVVQRPARGKEKLPYPRKTSHLTLFAAWEFAGQGKRTLIFSTQANWVEGFGKQVVDLCKRGYLGSLLEDEAPIARALEVGKEWLGEDHPAVASLKVGVAIHHGRLPSPFLRELETLLSEGVLKVIVASPTLSQGLNLNAAVMLVPYLVRRGEKIKGEEFANVSGRAGRAFVDVEGLIVHVMFDKIKWREREWRELVASAKARTLKSGLIQIVAEILERLAREGVLERDDAWEYLANAREAWRSPAEEAAVAERLAAGAEYDADDGEDEGGDDEGETIDEEPLSQIVERLDATVFGLIEALDSDRADLPTLLDEALKGSLWARQIAREDEDIAPLHKKVFEARAELIWKSTTTEARRGHFAMGVGLEAGLAIDAMADELADLLDQADAAALSGDVGELVDALSGLGERLLFMRPFIPDKTNALPANWKDILRRWVSGDDVANIGPQNMRAVEEAFTYRLVWALEAVRTRRMSLGWSPETVVGGAAAAVETGVPQFMMSMLIRAGLPSRRAAMAAIEDAEPAFVTPAEMRAWLESDEITAYTDAGDWPTPDTAALWARFRTEALSGGIQKWSVEHYKRLLDTATAPPAGLYRIVTDDGDGRTWMATPDYQRVAAFKKSALDPKPSLFSGRLPGNTRLVEALRVGRGKLRWPRANT, via the coding sequence TTGGAGACGATTGACGAGCTGACAACTTTCCTGACGGACGCGACCGTCGATGGCATCCTCGGACGCCTCCTGTATCGCGGCGCGGCATGGTCGCTGATGCGCGAAAACGGTGTACTGCCGCCGAATGCGCCGCCGCTCGGCGCGACGATCGAAACGGATCTTGCGGAACACGGCTTTGCTTTGCTTAGGGGCGCAATGGCGCTGCGTGCTCAGGCCGGCACCTCGGACCTGACCAGTAAGGCATTCGAGCGTGCAGCCAATGCCTTCGAAGCCCTTGTTCGCAATGGTGATGCGGGGTCGCCTGATCGAGGCTTCCGCCGCACCATCGCTGCCGCAGCCTATCATCTCGCCGGATTTTCAGCCGTTGCCTATTCGCTCTTCAATGAGACTGCGGGCGATCTCAACACCTCACCCGGCGAAACAGCGATCCAACATCTGATCCTGCGCGATCTCGGCCAATTGCGCGGCTTCGTTCGCGAGTGGCTGGACAACGACGATCACAAGGATGAGCAGATCGCCGAGATGCTGCGGGGTGAAAAGCCCGATGTCGATGAGGTTCTGTCGACCATCCTCAACACGACGATCTGCCGGGCGCTGGCGTATTTTGATTTCGCGCTTGAGACGGGCGAAGCCGAGCCGATCGAGACAGCAAGGGCATTGCTCGACGCCGCGGTCAGTCTTGCAGACAATGCGGAGAATGTCCCCCTGTGGTGGATATCGAACCTCTGTCGCCACCTTATCGATGACCTGTGGCAGCATTCCCTGCACGAAAGTCTGCCGACCGAGCCACCGGAGGGAACGGAGGAAAAATACCCGGACCTGCGCAGGCTATTCATCTCATCGCTCTATGCTCGCAAGAATTCCGAGGTGGAGTTGTGGCCATCGCAGCGCGAAGCAGCCCGGCGCTCCACCGACGTCACGGACGATCTGGTTGTCGCCTTACCGACCAGCGCAGGCAAAACGCGGGTAGCCGAGATTGCCGCGTTGATGACCCTGTCGTCGGCGCGCCGGGTCCTGATCGTCACGCCGCTGCGTGCGCTGTCCGCACAAACCGAGCGATCCTTCAGAAAAACCTTCGCGCCCCTCGGCTTCAGCGTCTCCTCACTTTACGGTGCCAGCGGCCTTTCGGCAGGCGATGAAGACGCATTGCGCACTCGCGAAATCATCATCGCGACACCTGAGAAGCTCGACTTCGCACTGCGAAGCGACCCATCTCTGATAGACGATGTCGGTCTCATCGTCCTCGACGAAGGCCATATGATCGGCCCGAGCGAGCGTGAAATCCGTTATGAGACGCTGGTCCAACGCCTGCTTCGGCGCTCGGACGCGGAGAGCCGTAGGATTGTCTGTTTGTCCGCCATTCTGCCCAGTGGCGAAGAGCTAGACGATCTCACGGCATGGATACGCTCCGACGAACCCGGCGCGCCGGTGCTCTCAGACTGGCGTCCGACCCGACAACGATTTGGCACGCTTACTTGGCGGGGCCAAGACGCACTGCTTCGCCTCGATCTGAATCGCAATGGTCCGTTCATCGATAAATTCGTAGTGCAGAGACCGGCTAGAGGCAAAGAAAAACTACCCTATCCGCGCAAGACGTCGCATCTCACCTTGTTCGCTGCATGGGAGTTCGCCGGCCAAGGTAAGAGGACGCTGATCTTTTCAACCCAAGCCAATTGGGTCGAAGGCTTCGGCAAACAAGTCGTTGACCTCTGCAAGCGTGGATATTTGGGCTCGCTGCTGGAGGATGAGGCACCGATTGCCCGCGCTCTTGAGGTCGGCAAGGAGTGGTTGGGAGAAGACCACCCCGCCGTTGCCAGTCTGAAGGTAGGTGTCGCAATCCATCACGGTCGGCTTCCGAGCCCATTCCTGCGCGAATTGGAAACGCTGCTGTCCGAGGGCGTCTTGAAGGTCATCGTTGCATCGCCGACGCTCTCGCAAGGCCTCAATCTCAACGCTGCAGTTATGCTGGTGCCGTATCTGGTCCGCAGAGGCGAGAAGATCAAAGGCGAGGAGTTCGCAAATGTCTCCGGGCGAGCCGGCCGCGCTTTCGTGGACGTCGAAGGCCTCATCGTTCACGTGATGTTCGACAAGATCAAATGGCGAGAAAGAGAGTGGCGTGAGTTGGTTGCCTCCGCCAAGGCCCGCACACTGAAGAGCGGCCTCATCCAAATCGTCGCAGAGATCCTTGAGCGCCTGGCCCGTGAAGGCGTTCTGGAGCGCGATGACGCATGGGAATATCTCGCCAACGCCCGCGAAGCCTGGAGATCGCCCGCGGAGGAAGCCGCAGTCGCCGAGCGCTTGGCGGCCGGCGCGGAATATGACGCAGATGACGGTGAAGATGAAGGCGGTGATGACGAGGGGGAGACAATCGACGAGGAACCGCTTTCGCAAATCGTCGAACGTCTCGATGCGACTGTCTTCGGATTGATTGAAGCGCTGGACTCCGACCGGGCGGATCTGCCAACGCTCTTGGACGAGGCGCTCAAAGGGTCGCTCTGGGCGCGCCAGATAGCCCGAGAAGACGAGGACATCGCGCCATTGCACAAGAAGGTGTTCGAGGCGCGCGCTGAACTCATATGGAAGTCCACTACAACGGAGGCGCGGCGCGGACATTTCGCGATGGGTGTCGGGCTTGAGGCTGGGCTCGCCATTGATGCCATGGCAGACGAGTTGGCCGATCTCCTCGATCAAGCTGACGCTGCCGCGCTGAGTGGAGATGTCGGCGAACTTGTCGACGCCCTTTCAGGTCTCGGGGAACGCCTGCTGTTTATGCGGCCGTTCATTCCCGACAAGACCAACGCGCTACCGGCCAACTGGAAGGACATCCTGCGCCGTTGGGTGTCTGGCGACGATGTCGCCAATATTGGGCCTCAGAATATGCGGGCTGTCGAAGAGGCCTTCACCTATCGTTTGGTCTGGGCCTTGGAAGCTGTTCGTACCCGCCGCATGTCCCTCGGCTGGTCTCCAGAAACAGTGGTGGGGGGCGCCGCAGCAGCGGTCGAAACCGGCGTTCCACAATTCATGATGTCGATGCTGATCCGCGCGGGCCTTCCATCACGGCGCGCAGCCATGGCGGCAATCGAGGATGCCGAGCCAGCCTTCGTCACGCCCGCGGAGATGAGGGCCTGGCTCGAATCCGACGAGATCACAGCTTACACCGATGCTGGTGATTGGCCGACCCCCGACACGGCAGCGCTATGGGCGCGGTTCCGAACGGAGGCCCTGAGTGGCGGCATTCAGAAATGGTCGGTCGAACACTACAAGCGCCTGCTCGACACCGCGACCGCCCCACCTGCCGGCCTCTATCGGATTGTCACAGACGATGGAGATGGGCGGACCTGGATGGCGACGCCTGACTATCAGCGGGTGGCGGCATTCAAGAAATCGGCACTTGATCCGAAGCCCAGCCTGTTCTCGGGGCGGCTGCCGGGCAATACTAGGTTGGTGGAAGCGTTGCGCGTCGGCCGTGGGAAACTGCGCTGGCCACGGGCCAACACGTAG
- a CDS encoding restriction endonuclease: MSASEGQDPEWREFERLVARIEADADPGNVTVNSPDRIRCKITGQLREVDASIRTRIGTAEVLLTIECRRRTAIQDVTWIEQLAAKKKAIGADRTIAVSASGFTDSARKVAEQSGVSLRELSEIASEDVNSLLQVDFVLFWHKACVISRVGIRKFRSLDWKMPEPSDVDCTLPEDTDPFASIFRNEETGAAWSLNDLWLQLQEATDPFEGIEKAQSPVFRTVCFPYPGEVTVTTPDGPVRLGDVILTVALWVEAEHIPFDEANRVEYSSGDIDAIQRVEFSSQRRMGKNQRISLQLPKHSESIRDLRAGFFQPSNEK, from the coding sequence ATGAGCGCCAGCGAAGGCCAAGATCCTGAATGGCGTGAATTCGAGCGTCTGGTTGCGCGAATAGAGGCTGATGCAGACCCCGGAAATGTGACTGTTAACTCTCCTGATCGTATCAGATGCAAGATTACAGGTCAGCTACGAGAGGTCGATGCAAGTATCCGTACGCGGATTGGAACCGCCGAAGTCCTTTTGACGATCGAGTGTCGGCGAAGGACTGCAATTCAGGATGTCACCTGGATCGAGCAACTGGCCGCGAAGAAAAAGGCGATTGGTGCAGATCGTACGATCGCGGTGAGTGCGTCTGGTTTCACCGACAGTGCCCGGAAGGTCGCCGAGCAAAGCGGTGTTTCTCTTCGAGAGCTCTCGGAAATCGCGAGTGAGGATGTCAATTCATTGCTGCAGGTAGACTTCGTGCTCTTCTGGCACAAAGCGTGCGTCATCTCACGAGTCGGCATTCGAAAATTTCGCTCGCTCGATTGGAAGATGCCAGAGCCGTCGGATGTTGACTGCACGCTACCCGAGGATACGGACCCTTTCGCATCCATCTTTCGTAACGAGGAGACCGGCGCGGCCTGGTCTTTGAACGATCTTTGGCTCCAGCTTCAGGAGGCAACTGATCCGTTTGAAGGCATAGAAAAGGCCCAGTCACCCGTTTTCCGAACGGTGTGCTTTCCCTACCCCGGCGAGGTGACCGTCACGACTCCCGACGGACCCGTTCGGTTGGGAGACGTAATACTCACCGTTGCTCTCTGGGTAGAGGCAGAACACATTCCTTTCGATGAGGCCAACAGGGTCGAGTATTCATCCGGCGATATCGATGCCATCCAGCGCGTAGAATTTTCTTCGCAGCGGCGGATGGGAAAGAATCAGCGCATCTCCTTGCAGCTGCCTAAGCACTCGGAAAGTATTCGTGACCTAAGAGCAGGATTTTTTCAGCCTTCCAACGAAAAATAG
- a CDS encoding three-Cys-motif partner protein TcmP, whose translation MVEKRYEWADGAKLEEHSRRKHKILREYVFDYLTVRCKLPQQERFRLAIVDGFAGGGRYQCGTPGSPLIFIEELRRATEAVNTQRAAQGLGAIEVECLLIFNDASRDAIELLKTHVAPLQADIAETCPKLHLRVEYLNEFFEKAYPKTRALLEQGRYRSVLFNLDQCGDSHVERDTIVDIMRTYPAAEIFYTFMISSLLAFLKKDQPDQLTARLDYLGLKTTDIGELNGVMSKNDWLGTAEKIVFDVFRRCAPYVSPFSINNPGGWRYWLIHFANACRARQVYNNILHDNATMQAHFGRSGLNMLSYDPRHDEGMLYLFDSDARASAKSQLLGDIPRLVTETGDAMPVMDFYESIYNVTPAHADDIHTAIIENPDLEVITPAGGERRKANTIGVNDVIKVKTQRSFFPMFLDAGADGKRRKR comes from the coding sequence ATGGTCGAAAAAAGATACGAATGGGCAGATGGCGCGAAGCTCGAAGAGCATTCGCGGCGCAAACACAAGATTCTTCGTGAGTACGTCTTTGATTATCTTACCGTTCGCTGCAAATTACCCCAACAGGAACGTTTCAGGCTTGCAATAGTCGATGGTTTTGCTGGTGGGGGGCGTTACCAGTGCGGAACGCCCGGGTCCCCGCTGATTTTCATTGAAGAACTCAGGCGCGCGACTGAAGCGGTCAACACACAGCGGGCGGCGCAAGGCTTGGGCGCTATTGAGGTCGAGTGTCTTCTCATTTTTAATGATGCCAGTCGGGATGCGATTGAACTATTGAAGACCCATGTCGCACCACTGCAGGCAGATATCGCGGAAACATGCCCGAAGCTGCATCTTCGCGTAGAGTACTTGAATGAGTTCTTCGAGAAAGCTTACCCGAAAACCAGGGCGTTGCTGGAGCAGGGCCGTTATCGAAGCGTATTGTTCAACTTAGACCAGTGCGGGGATAGCCACGTCGAGCGTGACACGATCGTCGACATCATGCGGACCTATCCAGCGGCTGAGATCTTCTACACGTTCATGATCAGTTCTCTTTTGGCCTTTTTGAAAAAGGACCAACCAGATCAACTCACTGCCCGACTGGACTATCTTGGGCTCAAGACCACCGATATCGGTGAACTGAACGGGGTCATGAGCAAGAATGACTGGCTCGGCACGGCTGAAAAAATCGTTTTTGACGTCTTCAGGAGATGCGCTCCCTATGTAAGCCCGTTCTCGATTAATAACCCTGGTGGCTGGCGGTATTGGCTCATTCACTTCGCCAACGCTTGCCGTGCGCGGCAGGTCTACAACAACATCCTGCATGACAATGCAACGATGCAGGCACATTTCGGTCGGTCTGGCCTCAACATGCTGTCTTATGATCCGCGGCATGACGAAGGCATGCTCTATCTGTTCGACAGTGATGCCCGTGCGTCCGCGAAGAGCCAACTCCTGGGAGATATTCCGCGTCTTGTGACTGAGACTGGTGATGCGATGCCCGTCATGGATTTCTACGAGAGCATCTACAACGTCACACCTGCTCACGCTGATGACATTCATACGGCGATTATCGAGAACCCCGATCTTGAAGTCATTACACCTGCAGGCGGTGAGCGACGGAAAGCAAACACGATTGGGGTCAATGATGTCATCAAGGTGAAGACACAGCGCAGCTTCTTCCCGATGTTCCTCGATGCCGGTGCGGACGGAAAGCGTCGCAAAAGATGA
- a CDS encoding DUF5131 family protein, with translation MAETQIEWTDATWNPVAGCSIVTAGCTHCYAMEMAKRLEAMGVQKYAGLTRKTGRRTVWNGVVREDRQALTIPHRWRKPRKIFVNSMSDLFHDRVTDEFILDVWQVMRETPRHNYQILTKRPERMAELVSDRIGEVLPNVWLGTSIENAEVVDRIDDLRRSPAAIRFISFEPLIGAVGAIDLQDIHWAIVGGESGKSARPIREEWIDEIHAQCLKAGTAFFFKQWGTWGKDNKKRSKKANGREYRGRTWDEMPAAPQAVV, from the coding sequence ATGGCTGAAACACAGATTGAATGGACAGATGCCACGTGGAATCCGGTAGCGGGGTGTTCGATCGTTACAGCCGGCTGCACCCATTGTTATGCGATGGAAATGGCCAAGCGGCTCGAAGCGATGGGTGTCCAGAAATATGCAGGACTAACTCGCAAGACGGGTCGGAGGACCGTTTGGAATGGAGTCGTGCGTGAGGATCGGCAGGCACTGACGATTCCCCACAGATGGCGCAAGCCCCGAAAGATCTTCGTTAACTCGATGAGTGACCTCTTCCATGACCGGGTGACTGATGAATTCATATTGGACGTTTGGCAAGTCATGCGTGAAACGCCACGCCATAACTACCAGATTCTGACTAAGCGTCCCGAGCGTATGGCAGAGTTGGTCAGCGACCGCATCGGAGAGGTCCTGCCCAACGTTTGGCTTGGTACGAGCATCGAAAACGCTGAAGTCGTTGATCGCATCGATGACCTCCGCCGGTCACCTGCAGCGATCCGCTTCATTTCTTTTGAGCCGCTGATTGGTGCCGTTGGCGCAATTGATCTTCAGGATATTCACTGGGCGATTGTGGGCGGCGAAAGCGGAAAGTCCGCCCGTCCAATTCGCGAAGAATGGATTGATGAAATACATGCCCAATGCCTTAAGGCAGGGACGGCATTTTTCTTCAAACAGTGGGGAACTTGGGGCAAGGACAACAAGAAGCGCTCGAAGAAGGCCAACGGGCGAGAATATCGTGGACGCACCTGGGACGAAATGCCTGCCGCCCCGCAAGCGGTTGTGTAA
- a CDS encoding PIN domain-containing protein has translation MSRYLLDTNIISNIVKPKPSELLMKWMAAQRDEDLFIASLTIAEIRRGILEKPRGKKRDALDAWFSGPEGPQELFMDRILAFDDKAALIWARLMADGTSTGRPRSTLDVIIAAVAGANDCVVVTENEKDFSDIQFINPLRGTD, from the coding sequence GTGAGCCGTTACCTTCTAGACACCAACATCATCAGCAATATCGTCAAGCCGAAGCCATCTGAACTTCTGATGAAATGGATGGCAGCTCAGCGGGATGAGGACCTCTTCATCGCATCGCTGACCATAGCCGAAATCCGACGCGGCATTCTGGAAAAACCACGTGGCAAGAAGCGCGATGCACTTGATGCTTGGTTTTCAGGGCCGGAAGGCCCGCAGGAATTGTTCATGGACCGAATCTTAGCCTTTGACGACAAGGCTGCCTTGATATGGGCACGACTTATGGCGGATGGGACGTCTACGGGTCGTCCGCGGAGCACGTTGGATGTGATTATCGCCGCCGTCGCGGGAGCCAACGATTGCGTGGTGGTAACAGAAAACGAAAAAGATTTCTCCGATATCCAGTTCATCAACCCGTTACGCGGTACTGACTGA
- a CDS encoding recombinase family protein has protein sequence MKVALYARYSSDNQRDASIADQFRMCRLYAEKQGWQIVEEYSDHAISGASLLRPGIQALISDATHGRFNVILAEAMDRLSRDQEDIAGIFKRMSYADVKLVTLSEGEVTHLHVGLKGTMNALFLKDLADKTRRGLRGRVESGKSGGGLCYGYNVVRTADPDERGHREINTAEASIIQRIFKDYLEGKSSRTIAMTLNREGVPGPQGKEWGPSTIHGNPKRGTGILNNELYIGKLVWNRLRYMKDPDTGKRVSRPNPESEWVVQEVPELSVIDRSLWDAVKARQASLAFDKSEKSSNPMNNRRRPKHLFGGLIKCGCCGGGYSMISKDLMGCSTARNKGTCDNRVNIRRDALEASILNGLRKHLMGPELFKEFCAEFTKEVNRLRMERGADLEVWKSELERTDRELDKMVDAILQGFPPAKLKDKAEKLEARKAELTELLANADEPPPFLHPNMAQIYQDRIRQLYENLQREEERAQAAEVFRSLVDQVTLIPEDGELAIVLRGDLGAILRFAAGKKNPDFLSEAEAFDNLLSQGSLVAGGRNQRSLRNGSWNAKTSAAGALEVSQVSLVAGAGFEPATFRL, from the coding sequence ATGAAGGTCGCGCTCTACGCTCGCTATTCGTCCGACAATCAGCGCGATGCCTCGATCGCAGATCAGTTCCGGATGTGTCGGCTCTACGCCGAGAAGCAGGGCTGGCAGATCGTCGAGGAATACTCGGACCATGCAATCTCGGGCGCCTCACTGCTCCGTCCAGGCATTCAGGCCCTAATCTCCGATGCCACACACGGCCGCTTCAATGTGATCCTCGCAGAGGCGATGGACCGACTCTCCCGGGACCAAGAAGATATCGCCGGTATCTTCAAGCGCATGTCCTATGCTGATGTGAAGCTCGTTACCCTTTCCGAAGGCGAGGTCACGCATCTGCATGTCGGCCTTAAGGGTACAATGAACGCGCTGTTCCTCAAGGATCTCGCCGACAAGACTCGCCGTGGCCTGCGCGGCCGGGTTGAGAGCGGAAAATCCGGAGGCGGTCTCTGCTACGGATATAACGTCGTACGCACCGCCGATCCGGACGAGCGCGGTCACCGGGAGATCAACACCGCCGAGGCAAGCATCATCCAGCGCATCTTCAAGGATTATCTTGAAGGCAAGTCCTCCCGCACCATTGCCATGACGCTGAATCGTGAGGGCGTCCCTGGGCCGCAAGGCAAAGAATGGGGGCCCTCCACAATCCACGGAAACCCCAAGCGTGGCACAGGTATCCTGAACAATGAGCTCTATATCGGCAAGCTGGTCTGGAATCGCCTGCGCTACATGAAGGATCCGGATACCGGCAAGCGCGTCTCGCGCCCAAACCCGGAGAGCGAATGGGTCGTTCAAGAGGTGCCGGAGCTCTCAGTCATTGACCGGTCCCTATGGGATGCCGTGAAGGCGCGGCAAGCCAGCCTTGCCTTTGACAAATCCGAGAAGAGTTCAAACCCTATGAACAACCGGCGTCGCCCAAAGCACCTGTTCGGGGGGCTGATAAAGTGCGGCTGCTGCGGAGGGGGGTACTCGATGATCTCAAAAGACCTCATGGGGTGCTCAACAGCCCGCAACAAGGGCACTTGTGACAACCGAGTGAACATCCGACGCGATGCACTGGAGGCTTCCATACTGAACGGCCTCAGGAAGCATCTGATGGGACCTGAACTGTTCAAGGAATTCTGTGCCGAGTTCACAAAGGAGGTAAACCGCCTTCGCATGGAACGCGGAGCTGATCTGGAAGTATGGAAGAGTGAGCTGGAGCGCACCGATCGGGAGCTGGACAAAATGGTAGATGCCATTTTGCAGGGATTTCCGCCAGCCAAGCTGAAGGACAAGGCCGAGAAGCTTGAGGCGCGCAAAGCCGAACTAACCGAACTCTTGGCCAATGCCGACGAGCCACCGCCCTTTCTGCACCCGAACATGGCGCAGATCTACCAGGACCGAATTAGACAGCTCTATGAGAATCTCCAGCGCGAAGAAGAGCGAGCACAAGCTGCCGAGGTGTTTCGTTCCCTTGTGGATCAGGTGACCCTTATCCCGGAGGACGGCGAACTTGCCATTGTACTGCGTGGAGATCTGGGTGCCATCCTGCGCTTTGCTGCAGGAAAGAAAAACCCCGACTTCCTTTCGGAGGCCGAGGCTTTTGACAACCTGCTATCGCAGGGATCGTTGGTTGCGGGAGGGCGCAACCAACGATCTCTGCGGAATGGGTCCTGGAATGCAAAAACCTCCGCGGCGGGAGCCTTGGAGGTTTCGCAAGTATCGTTGGTTGCGGGGGCAGGATTTGAACCTGCGACCTTCAGGTTATGA
- a CDS encoding tyrosine-type recombinase/integrase: protein MATIQKREGKNGQTYRVMIRMHGYPPVQRSFKRLTDAKAWAQETELGMRRGDIRSTASEAKKRTLGDVITKYKEDILPHKAPSSQRVETTYLNHWERELGEYALSFLTHEIISRKIAQLTNAGDQRAQLEDDEKPAKPKSRKTVKHYRDNLEILLKFAQKWGWIGSANPMEGVNPITKATKERVRFLDDDERKAILAACKASPNKQLYPVVVFALSTGARKNEILKLTLRDLDLERQVAVLRETKNRETRKAPIVSYLKAVLEEHLKWREKYLTKRDIKSDYLFPRSDGKGAIDIRKAWENAREKAGIIDFRFHDLRHSAASYLAMNGASQLEIAEVLGHKTLQMVKRYSHLSEDHTRDVVEKMNDKIFNMAD, encoded by the coding sequence ATGGCGACCATTCAAAAAAGAGAGGGCAAGAACGGGCAAACCTATCGTGTGATGATCCGAATGCACGGATATCCACCAGTTCAGCGTAGTTTTAAGCGACTTACCGATGCAAAGGCCTGGGCACAGGAAACTGAGCTCGGGATGCGCCGGGGCGATATCCGCTCAACCGCGAGCGAGGCGAAGAAGCGCACCCTCGGTGACGTGATTACAAAATACAAAGAGGACATTCTCCCCCACAAGGCTCCATCGAGCCAGCGAGTGGAAACCACTTACCTGAACCATTGGGAGCGAGAGCTAGGCGAGTATGCCCTCTCCTTCCTGACGCATGAGATTATCAGCAGAAAGATTGCCCAGCTGACAAACGCGGGTGATCAACGGGCGCAGCTTGAGGATGACGAGAAGCCTGCCAAGCCGAAGTCGCGCAAAACAGTGAAGCACTATCGCGATAATCTGGAGATACTGCTCAAGTTCGCTCAGAAGTGGGGATGGATCGGTTCTGCCAACCCGATGGAAGGTGTAAACCCGATTACGAAGGCAACCAAAGAGCGTGTACGCTTCCTCGATGACGACGAACGCAAAGCCATCCTTGCAGCGTGCAAGGCGAGCCCGAACAAGCAGCTATATCCGGTCGTCGTGTTTGCCCTTTCGACGGGTGCGCGAAAGAATGAGATTTTGAAGCTGACGCTTCGCGATCTCGATCTCGAACGCCAAGTGGCGGTTCTGCGAGAGACCAAGAACCGTGAAACCCGCAAGGCACCGATAGTGAGCTATCTCAAGGCGGTTCTCGAAGAGCACCTCAAGTGGCGAGAGAAGTATCTCACGAAGCGCGACATCAAGTCGGATTACCTTTTCCCTCGAAGCGACGGCAAAGGCGCTATCGACATCCGCAAGGCGTGGGAGAATGCACGCGAAAAGGCGGGCATCATCGACTTCCGCTTCCACGATCTACGCCACAGTGCGGCAAGCTACCTTGCCATGAATGGCGCAAGCCAGTTGGAGATTGCCGAAGTGCTGGGTCACAAGACCCTCCAGATGGTGAAGCGATACTCGCACCTGTCAGAAGACCATACCCGCGACGTGGTCGAGAAGATGAACGACAAAATCTTCAATATGGCCGACTGA
- a CDS encoding helix-turn-helix domain-containing protein — MDYTDLRTVKQLAQEAPFVTESTLRWWIYHANRNGFDTVLIKIGGRVYIDKRAFNKWLEGQRLAAPDSEAA, encoded by the coding sequence GTGGACTATACCGACCTTCGGACAGTGAAGCAGCTCGCCCAAGAGGCGCCGTTTGTGACCGAGAGTACGCTCAGGTGGTGGATTTACCATGCGAACCGCAACGGTTTTGACACCGTTCTGATTAAAATCGGAGGCCGCGTTTACATCGACAAACGCGCGTTCAACAAATGGCTCGAAGGCCAACGCTTGGCTGCCCCAGACAGCGAAGCTGCCTAG